In the Limanda limanda chromosome 10, fLimLim1.1, whole genome shotgun sequence genome, one interval contains:
- the c1galt1c1 gene encoding C1GALT1-specific chaperone 1 has translation MVSEGSSFVKGMAMGGLFCLVVSLLSSFSPSQKTSTEEEHHHHHHVKAPSKDELKQLSDAQMQELSKQVQVYCIVMVQPKLLVYWAAALDTWSKHCDKPVFYTSEDSKALEAVDLNEKDDWMRLRKALKHAYENAGDLRWFFLAQPTTFAIIENLKYLVLTKDPSEPFYLGNVMKSGELEYVDYESGIVLSYEALKRLVHVFQDEDKCPERGRALWKMNDDKQLAECLKYTGVFAENGEDTRGKGLFNSKSVHTLISDSMKANPNNVLEGCCSDMAVTFTGMSPGQMQVMMFGVYRLRPYGHDFQDVLAFYPPEGSNND, from the coding sequence ATGGTGTCTGAAGGAAGCTCCTTTGTGAAAGGGATGGCCATGGGAGGCCTCTTCTGCTTGGTGGTATCGCTCCTGAGCAGTTTCAGCCCCAGTCAGAAGaccagcacagaggaggagcaccaccaccatcatcacgTCAAGGCCCCGAGTAAAGACGAGTTGAAACAGCTCTCTGACGCTCAGATGCAGGAGTTGAGCAAACAAGTCCAGGTTTATTGCATTGTCATGGTCCAGCCAAAGTTGCTTGTTTATTGGGCGGCAGCGCTAGACACCTGGAGCAAGCACTGTGATAAGCCTGTGTTTTACACCTCAGAGGACTCTAAGGCACTGGAAGCAGTAGACCTGAATGAGAAAGATGACTGGATGAGGTTACGTAAAGCTCTGAAGCATGCTTATGAGAACGCTGGAGACCTGCGCTGGTTCTTTTTGGCGCAACCCACCACGTTTGCCATCATCGAGAACCTGAAATACCTGGTGCTCACTAAGGATCCCAGCGAACCCTTCTACCTGGGCAACGTTATGAAGTCAGGCGAGCTGGAGTATGTGGACTATGAGAGTGGCATCGTTCTCAGCTACGAGGCTCTGAAAAGGCTGGTGCATGTGTTTCAGGATGAAGACAAATGTCCCGAGAGAGGACGTGCCCTGTGGAAGATGAATGATGACAAGCAGCTGGCAGAGTGTCTTAAATACACTGGTGTGTTTGCAGAGAATGGAGAAGACACGCGTGGGAAGGGCCTGTTTAACAGCAAGAGCGTCCACACCCTGATATCAGACAGCATGAAGGCCAACCCCAATAACGTGTTGGAGGGCTGTTGCTCCGACATGGCAGTCACATTTACTGGGATGTCACCAGGTCAGATGCAGGTTATGATGTTCGGAGTTTACAGACTCCGTCCTTACGGCCACGATTTCCAAGACGTGTTAGCCTTTTACCCTCCTGAAGGCTCAAACAATGACTAG
- the clic2 gene encoding chloride intracellular channel protein 2 — MALRQNSDKEPSIELFIKAGHDGENVGNCPFCQRLFMVLWLKGVKFTVTTVDMRKKPAELKDLAPGTNPPFLLYNGTLKTDFIKIEEFLEQTVAPPRYPHLSPLNRESFDVGADIFAKFSAFIKNSPNNAMQERNLLREFKRLDDYLNSPLPEEIDHNSSETVGVSKRRFLDGDRLTLADCNLLPKLHVIRVAAKKYCDFDIPAQFTGVWRYLQNACEREEFKQTCPANIEIEKAYLTVANKRK, encoded by the exons ATGGCACTTCGGCAGAACTCTGACAAGGAGCCAAGCATCGAGTTGTTCATTAAG GCTGGACATGACGGCGAGAACGTGGGGAACTGCCCCTTCTGCCAGAGGCTCTTCATGGTTCTGTGGCTGAAAGGAGTGAAGTTCACAGTGACCACTGTTGACATGAGGAA GAAACCAGCAGAGCTCAAGGACCTGGCCCCGGGGACCAACCCTCCGTTCCTCCTCTACAACGGCACCCTGAAAACAGACTTCATCAAGATCGAGGAGTTTCTTGAACAAACAGTGGCCCCACCCAG GTACCCTCACCTCAGCCCGCTGAACAGAGAGTCCTTTGACGTGGGCGCTGACATTTTTGCAAAGTTCTCTGCTTTCATCAAGAACAGTCCCAATAACGCCA TGCAGGAGAGAAATCTGCTGCGGGAGTTTAAACGTCTGGATGATTACCTGAACTCGCCCCTCCCAGAGGAAATCGACCACAACTCCAGTGAAACAGTCGGCGTCTCCAAGAGAAGGTTCCTGGATGGCGACCGCCTCACCTTAGCCGACTGCAACCTGCTGCCCAAACTCCATGTCATCAGG GTCGCTGCCAAGAAGTACTGCGACTTTGACATTCCCGCCCAGTTCACAGGTGTGTGGCGATACCTCCAGAACGCCTGCGAGAGGGAGGAGTTCAAACAGACTTGTCCGGCCAACATCGAAATCGAGAAGGCTTACCTAACCGTGGCCAACAAGAGGAAATAA
- the urp1 gene encoding urotensin-related peptide 1, translated as MISLALFYLLAVVCSARRTHALPLYPDTNLEPQADFIQKLVSEVEDGPNTADGEQREVNDMYPLLMQHNEGRDSWNKGTKDLAQQDRFANMVDGLKEVVLKMAAADKLRSQGFLRSEQNLPKTNKRACFWKYCVTS; from the exons ATGATTTCTCTGGCTTTGTTTTACCTCCTAGCTGTGGTTTGTTCTGCCAGACGGACACATGCTCTACCACTGTACCCTGACACCAACCTGGAGCCACAGGCAG ATTTCATTCAGAAATTAGTATCAGAGGTCGAGGATGGGCCAAACACTGCTGATGGGGAGCAGAGAGAAGTCAATGACATGTATCCTCTGCTTATGCAGCACAATGAAGGCAGAGACTCCTGGAATAAAg GGACTAAAGATTTAGCACAACAAGACAGGTTTGCCAACATG GTAGACGGCCTGAAAGAAGTGGTCTTGAAGATGGCAGCGGCCGACAAGCTTCGCTCTCAGGGTTTTCTTAGATCGGAGCAGAATTtgccaaaaacaaacaaaagag CGTGTTTCTGGAAATACTGCGTCACCAGCTAG
- the mcts1 gene encoding malignant T-cell-amplified sequence 1 produces the protein MFKKFDDKENVSNCIQLKTSVIKDIKKQLLNQFPDIESWLNHIMPKKDPVKIVRCHEHIEILTVNGELLFFRQRDGPFYPTLRLLHKYPFILPHQQVDKGAIKFVLSGANIMCPGLTSPGAQLYPSEANTVVAIMAEGKQHALCVGVMKMSAESIEKVNKGIGIENVHYLNDGLWHMKTYK, from the exons ATGTTTAAAAA ATTTGATGATAAGGAGAATGTGTCGAACTGCATCCAGCTGAAAACGTCAGTGATTAAAGATATCAAAAAGCAGCTGTTGAACCAGTTTCCTGATATCGAGTCATGGCTCAATCACATAATGCCCAAAAAGGATCCAGTGAAAATAGTGAGATG cCATGAGCACATTGAAATCCTGACAGTGAATGGAGAGCTGCTTTTcttcagacagagagatggaccATTCTATCCGACCCTCAGACTGTTGcataaat ATCCCTTCATTCTTCCTCACCAGCAAGTAGACAAAGGAGCCATTAAATTTGTCTTAAGTGGTGCCAACATCATGTGCCCTGGGTTGACGTCACCAGGCGCGCAGCTCTACCCGTCTGAAGCCAACACAGTAGTT GCCATAATGGCTGAGGGTAAGCAACATGCACTTTGTGTCGGCGTTATGAAGATGTCTGCAGAAAGCAT AGAAAAAGTCAACAAGGGAATCGGAATTGAGAACGTTCACTATCTGAATGACGGACTGTGGCACATGAAGACGTATAAATGa
- the cul4b gene encoding cullin-4B, which yields MFPTGSSSPDPPAPPTQEARPAAAGVRADSGSIATPKKRKINGSEREEAAGSISPSPPKTLNSSSSSSSSSCCSPTAIHIQKKLRFEDSVDFIGLDVKMAEEAAAAAAASCSNNRSKAGGFVPGGAGHHANGQTKSPGSGTFSNSKPGAAKKLVIKNFKEKPKLPENYTQETWQKLKEAVEAIQNSTSIKYNLEELYQAVENLCSHKISAKLYKQLRAVCEDHIKAQIEQFREDSLDSVLFLKKIDKCWQDHCRQMIMIRSIFLFLDRTYVLQNSMLPSIWDMGLELFRFYIISDLKVQSKTIDGILRLIERERNGEAIDRSLLRSLLSMLSDLQIYQDSFEQRFLEETNRLYSAEGQRLMQEREVPEYLHHVNKRLEEEADRVITYLDQSTQKPLIATVEKQLLGEHLSATLQKGLTHLLDENRIQDLSLLYQLFSRVRGGVQVLLQHWIEYIKAFGSTIVINPEKDKTMVQELLDFKDKVDHIIDICFMKNEKFVNAMKEAFETFINKRPNKPAELIAKHVDSKLRAGNKEATDEELEKMLDKIMIIFRFIYGKDVFEAFYKKDLAKRLLVGKSASVDAEKSMLSKLKHECGAAFTSKLEGMFKDMELSKDIMVQFKQNIQCQNIPGNIELTVNILTMGYWPTYVPMEVHLPAEMVRLQEIFKTFYLSKHSGRKLQWQSTLGHCVLKAEFKEGRKELQVSLFQTLVLVMFNEGEEFTLEEIKLATGIEDSELRRTLQSLACGKARVLTKVPKSKDIEDGDKFSCNDDFRHKLFRIKINQIQMKETVEEQASTTERVFQDRQYQIDAAIVRIMKMRKTLSHNLLMSEVYNQLKFPVKPADLKKRIESLIDRDYMERDKENSNQYNYVA from the exons ATGTTTCCAACAGGTTCCTCTTCCCCTGATCCCCCGGCACCGCCAACCCAGGAGGCGAGACCCGCGGCCGCCGGGGTCAGGGCGGACAGCGGCAGCATCGCGACCccgaagaagaggaagataaaCGGCTCCGAGAGGGAGGAGGCGGCGGGCTCcatctccccttctcctcccaaGACCCtgaattcctcctcctcctcctcctcctcctcctgctgctctcccaCCGCCATCCACATCCAGAAGAAGTTGAGGTTTGAGGATTCGGTGGATTTCATTGGGCTGGATGTGAAAATGGctgaggaggctgctgctgctgccgccgcttcATGCTCCAATAACAGAAGCAAAGCCGGGGGGTTCGTGCCCGGGGGAGCGGGGCACCACGCCAACGGACAGACCAAGAGCCCCGGCTCCGGCACCTTCTCCAACAGTAAACCCGGGGCTGCCAAGAAACTagtcatcaagaacttcaaag AAAAACCCAAGTTGCCAGAGAACTACACGCAGGAGACCTGGCAGAAGCTGAAGGAGGCAGTGGAGGCCATACAGAACAGCACTTCAATCAAGTACAACCTAGAGGAGCTCTACCAG GCGGTGGAGAACCTGTGCTCCCATAAGATTTCTGCCAAGCTTTACAAACAGCTGAGGGCCGTGTGTGAAGACCACATCAAGGCACAGATCGAACAGTTCAGAGA GGATTCCCTGGACAGCGTGCTGTTCCTCAAGAAAATCGACAAGTGCTGGCAAGATCACTGCAGACAAATG ATCATGATTAGgagtatatttttgtttttggacCGTACCTATGTTTTACAAAACTCAATGCTGCCATCAATCTG GGACATGGGTCTGGAGCTGTTCAGGTTCTACATCATCAGTGACCTGAAGGTCCAGAGTAAAACCATCGACGGGATTCTGCGGCTCATCGAGAGGGAGCGAAACGGAGAGGCGATAGACCGGAGTCTGCTGAGGAGCCTGCTGAGCATGCTGTCTGACCTGCAG ATTTATCAAGACTCCTTTGAGCAGCGCTTTTTGGAAGAAACTAATCGCCTGTATtctgcagagggacagaggcTGATGCAGGAGCGAGAG GTACCAGAATATCTCCATCACGTCAACAAACGCCTGGAGGAAGAGGCCGACAGAGTCATCACATATCTGGACCAGAGCACGCA AAAACCACTCATTGCTACTGTGGAGAAGCAGCTGCTGGGGGAACATCTCAGTGCAACTCTGCAGAAAG GGCTGACTCATCTGCTGGATGAGAACAGAATTCAGGATCTGTCGCTTCTCTATCAGCTCTTCAGTCGGGTGCGAGGTGGAGTTCAGGTCCTGCTGCAACACTGGATAGAGTACATAAAG GCTTTCGGAAGCACAATCGTAATCAATCCCGAAAAAGACAAAACCATggtgcaggagctgctggactTCAAGGACAAGGTGGATCACATCATCGACATCTGCTTCATGAAGAACGAGAAGTTTGTCAACGCCATGAAGGAGGCGTTTGAAACATTCATCAACAAACGGCCAAATAAACCCGCGGAGCTCATAG CCAAACACGTGGATTCAAAGCTACGAGCAGGAAACAAAGAGGCAACAGACGAAGAGCTGGAGAAGATGCTGGATAAGATCATGATTATCTTTAGATTCATCTACG GAAAAGATGTGTTCGAGGCCTTTTACAAAAAGGATCTGGCCAAGAGGTTACTGGTTGGAAAAAGTGCTTCTGTTGATGCTGAAAAATCGATGTTATCAAAGCTCAAACATG AGTGTGGAGCAGCGTTCACCAGCAAACTGGAGGGGATGTTCAAGGATATGGAGCTTTCGAAAGACATAATGGTTCAGTTCAAACAG aATATCCAGTGCCAAAACATTCCTGGCAACATTGAGTTGACTGTCAACATCCTAACGATGGGCTACTGGCCCACCTATGTCCCAATGGAAGTGCACCTGCCTGCTGAG ATGGTGCGACTGCAAGAGATCTTCAAGACCTTCTACCTGAGCAAACACAGCGGCAGGAAGCTGCAGTGGCAATCAACACTAGGCCATTGTGTCTTAAAAGCTGAATTTAAGGAG GGCAGGAAGGAGTTGCAGGTTTCACTTTTCCAAACTCTTGTGCTAGTGATGTTTAATGAGGGAGAGGAGTTCACCCTGGAGGAGATCAAACTAGCAACAGGAATAG AGGACAGCGAACTGCGGCGGACGCTGCAGTCACTTGCTTGTGGGAAAGCACGAGTCCTCACCAAAGTCCCCAAAAGTAAAGACATAGAAGACGGGGACAAGTTTTCCTGCAACGACGACTTCAGACACAAGCTCTTCAGGATCAAAATAAACCAGATCCAAATGAAAGAAACG GTGGAGGAGCAAGCCAGCACCACAGAGAGGGTCTTTCAGGATCGTCAGTATCAGATTGATGCTGCGATTGTGCGGATcatgaagatgaggaagacCCTGAGCCATAATCTCTTGATGTCAGAGGTGTACAACCAGCTCAAGTTCCCCGTCAAG CCTGCTGACTTGAAGAAGAGGATAGAGTCTCTTATCGACAGGGACTACATGGAGCGTGACAAGGAGAACTCCAACCAGTACAACTATGTGGCTTAA